The region TGCTAACCACATCCCTGGGCCCCTGCACTCAGAACCAAAGCTCTGTAGAACAGCACCCACTTATAGATGCATGTGCATCGAGCACCTGTATCATCAGGAAGGCAGAACGCATAGGATTCCTGATCACACAGAGAACCAATGCACATGCACCCTTCTTCAAACTTTTGTTGCATATGCAGAGCCGAGACAACAAAGCAACACTGGGAGAGCAGGCAGAGTCTTCCACCCTCCTGATGAGCTTTCTTTGTGCATGGAGGCACTTGTGAAATGGGCCTGcggagagcttttttttttaaccacctatattcatttattttgaaaattcAGAGACCATTTATGTATTATATAATTTGTGAAATTTACGCAAAGCTGCCCATGAGCACTTTTACAGGTGGAAAGGGAGGACGAAAAGGTtacttaaagaaataaataaaaataaggaagaTGCTGCGCCAGTCTCTTTATTATGGTATCAACAATACttatgtacagtggcaccttgacttatgaagacaatccgttccgtggccgtcttcgtaagtcgaggtttttggatgGCGAAGCGCAGCTTTGGCACATGTGCGAAGTGCGATTTCGCGCCTCTGCGCATGGGCCGACCGCGCACGCGCGGCGAAAAAACTTCTGGAGGTtgccgacttcagaagtcgaaaccttcagaagtcgaagcgttcgaatgtcgaggtatgactgtatctaggTTACCCCACTTTCAACCTGCACCAATTTAATACCTCGTTCCTGAATATTTGTTGGAACGCATAAACAACTTCCTCCGCCCACTTCCATATTTTGAGAACTATTCATGATTCAACGATTTAAAAACTAACTTACTGAAGAAGCTGCCCAGCTGTTGTAGTTGTGGCTGTCCAATTCCTTGGTGACGGCACACGCGTCTACAATGGCAGCAATGAAGTACAAAAGAAAGGCACTCCCGTTAAAACACAGGCCCtgtagggaggggaaagaaagacaagAGGGTAGGTTTTTTTCTCCATATACAGTGTTCTATAGATGCTTCCTATCCAACTGGAAGCAATGCGAATAACATTGAGAGAcacccctgaccaccggtcctgttagctagggatgatgggagttgtagtcccaaaacatttggagggctgagtttgcctatgcctgatctagtccaacccctgcaatgcagaaggccatccaacctctgcttaaaaacctaccaATGAAGGTTTTAAACCTCCAGTGGAGGTCCGCAACGCCAAAGAGTAACAAAGAATGTTCTGCAAGGAGAATGGACAAGGAGGAAGAATGTCACATTCCTCCTTAAAGTAAGTGTGACGGGAACAACTTATTACTGTACCTTCCAGAAAAATCAAATGTTTACAATTCACACGGGCTTCCCTGTTCACTTAGGTGAGAGGGGCAGTTTTACACCTACATCACTACCACTGTGTGCTGGTTGGGTTTCTCGAGTGTGGCCAACAGAACACAACTGTATCCATTCTTTCAAGGATGTCAGATCTCCCACTCtcaagcagcccctctctggtaTGCTTTGTGTTTGATTTTGTACGTCAGCTGTTCATCACTTGAATTCATAGGCATGTCAAGACATGGAGTTGTCCAATTCCCCAAAGGGCTTATCCCGTCTACTGCACTCTTCCAAGAACTCAAGGAAGATTTTGCAGTTAGAACTGGCTGTCCATGGGGTAACCCTCctgccccttcttcttcttcttcttcatgcttcAATCAGAGATTAATATTCCATCCACACAAGGACAGCTCAGGCTTCTTCCCCTTTTAAGTGGCTTGAAATCAAGAGGGCTTTTGAGACACACAAGTTCTGGGAGCCCTCCCTGCCACCCCATTTCTGCCAGACAGTAAAGGAAGAAATGTCCTCCCCAAATTCCAAACACTTTATACCTGTCTTCTTTTAAGGTCTTTGAGCTTGATTATCTCTGCTTATGTACACGCTTGGCTTCTGATTTGTGGGGAATTATTATTCTTTGTCATTTTCTCTCCTGCTGGTAAcgttttctgtttaaattattttGTGTGTTGCTATTAaagcttccttttttattatgcattttgaaactttattctttttaattccccctccccctttgagtTATTTATAGAGGGATATTACCACCTCTGTTTTCATTTGAAATAAACCCAAGGCTTTCTTTTAAagccagaactcacaggaactcagttccagcacctctcagctgggctccattgccattataagagaacaagggagctctggcacctctttttcgagaaaaatagcactgaataaaCCCATGTCATTTTTTCAGTGCAGGACTGCTCCTTTGTCTCTATCCTTTGTCTGTCCTCACCAAACTTGCTATTgcctcggcccaatatacctgaaggagcgtctccagccccatcgttctgtccggacactgaggtccagctgtgagggccttctggcagttccctccctgcgagaagtgaggttacagggaaccaggcagagggccttctcggctgtagtgcccgccctgtggaatgccctcccatcagatgtcaaggaaataaacaactatctgacttttagaagacatctgaaagcagccctgtttaggaaagtttttaatgtttgatgttttactgtatcctgtttttaatattctgttgggagccacctagagtgtctggggaaacccagccagatgggtgaggtatacatatattattattattattattattattattattattattattattgtccaaTACTGAAAAATTGAGGGGATATTTGTTAAAAGAGAACTTCGCCGTGTGTATAGGGGCTCAAGCACCTATGTTGACTCTTTCTGGTTTttggactttttaaaagaaagaggtaGCGGTCAAGGTTGAGAAGCTGAGGAGAAAACCCTGCTTGGTCCTCAGTCTTGTGTAACAATAACCCCTCCAATGAAGTGAATGGAAGGTTTTCTTGAGGGTGGGGAGCTTGGTGCACCCACAGGAATTTCCTATATGCATAATGATATGCTGTTATCATGACATACCCGTGCTCCCTTTTCCAACATAGATGAAAGCTGATACTCACAACAGTGGTCCATGGCACTTGGGGGATCCGAGTGTACGTCATTGTCATGTAGATGATTAGGAAGAACAACGTAAGGACCCAGTAAAACACAGCCACAAACATTACCCAGCCGAAGACAGGATACAGGAAATATTCTGTTCCAGCAATCAGCGTCCATACCAACAACCCCAACACCTGCAAATATGCAAAGAAAACAGGATAGTGTTACCCAGATGGAAGGCATGACATGTACAAAATATTGTTCTGCTTCATGAAAATGGGTTACTGGAATAGAAGGCCAACTCTAAGCAATTATTTGCTGGCACAGAAATCACAGAACATGACCACAAGGACGGGATAGAGCTCCTATCCTGTTAATGGGAATTAGGTTTGACTTTGCGTAGTTAGGATTTTACCCCATTTAGGTCTATCGTAAGAGGCATTTCTATACAAAAAGGGTTCGTACAAATGTTAGCGTAGCAGATTTGTTTCCAAAGCAATTTAAATAATATTTCACAGCAAAAAAACCACATCCATAGTTAAACAAGAGGCAATTTCAGTAGACAGACTGCTTGTATCGTCTAAAATAATGAAAGCTAGACAAAACATCAGGTAAACAGCTCTATAGTAAGGTaggataacaaaaaaaaaagtttggaatcCTTTAGTGAGAGCTTCGTTTTGTCAACTCAGCAGAGACTCTACATTCAAAGTAATGTATGGAATCGTCTACTCTCTTCCTGGCTATGACCTTGAGGAAAATGTAAGTCTGAATAGCTTTAATCTATCTTTCCGAATCAGTAGGATTATATCAGTTCCAAATGCCCATATTTAACAGGCCTTAAAACCAAAAATTACATACATTTTCATATTGTAGAAAGAGGGGAAGCTGTTTTACTTTGGCTTAATTAAGGACctactattatattattatttgagCGTTGCTCTGGATATATCCAAATGCAATGCTAACTTACACTGCAATAATAGAATTTTAGGAATATTTCACATCCTACATACATGTTCATTTTTCTTAATTCTAATTAACGCTTAAGAGGAACAACAGAAAGGGGCTACTATACTTTCAGGCACGCTTATCCACACTCTTAAATCTTAGATTTGTTCATTTATATGTAGGAGTATTTTATGCAAATGAAAAGCCTTTTAAATAACTGACGGGTGATTCCTTTAATTTGATAACAGTCCATATTAATATtcattgttgtatttttatataggTTGCCATCAGTTGCCAACTATCATTTCTAGAACcattcagcttcttctgccacTGGAGGTCACCATTGTTCTACACAGAAATGTGTCTTCTGCAGTACAGTATTAAAGCAGTTTCTAAAAACAGATG is a window of Zootoca vivipara chromosome 12, rZooViv1.1, whole genome shotgun sequence DNA encoding:
- the CMTM8 gene encoding CKLF-like MARVEL transmembrane domain-containing protein 8, which translates into the protein MDQQQPNHEPHRHPAQERSRSHTVTTTASSSFTANWSSASSTLAYDREFLRTLPGILMVAEIVLGLLVWTLIAGTEYFLYPVFGWVMFVAVFYWVLTLFFLIIYMTMTYTRIPQVPWTTVGLCFNGSAFLLYFIAAIVDACAVTKELDSHNYNSWAASSFFAFVVTSCYGGNAYFSFVSWRSRNLQ